The Vigna radiata var. radiata cultivar VC1973A chromosome 6, Vradiata_ver6, whole genome shotgun sequence DNA segment ACAGCCATAAACCATTATGAGAAATGTTAATAATTCAAGAATAagatatacatataataatattccaataatattgttttgaattttggtCAAATGTAGTTGGCATACATCATAACGACAAGTTTGATTAAATCTCAGTTGCACCAATGTATGTCATGCTATGTTAATtgcttaaattaatttgaaattaattaatatggaCCAAAGTCCCCTTACGGTCTTCAATGCtagaatttttatttagaatGGAATCCAATGTGTTAGGGCTTCCATCTATGCTCATCATTTattaatggataatgatatttagacaacatttttttacaacatttgaacattgattacgtgtcaatgtgtgattggtcaaaaattgttctacacgtaatcaatgttcaaatgttgtcaaaaaaatgttgtctaaatatcattatcctttattaatattatatatttctcaccaaattatttttctcatgaTCCAAGAATTTCCTcacaaattttctatatttttaaaatatataatataatgtaataaagaccaaatatatatatatatatatatatatatatatatatatatatatatatatatatatatatatatatatagttatttctACATTTTTGTCATGATCCAAGAATTTTCTAAACCCGAAAAACAATCCAATGTgaacaacaaagaaaataaatcattatttagGTTTTGAAAATCACATCCAAGTTTCCAAACCTAAAAAACTTGTAATATTATAGACCTCTCTTTTTTGACTTGATTGTTAGATAAACTTAATTAGTCATTGTTATTATAAGATAATATGTTGACTGTGTGTGTAATTGATCATAGCTGTAATATTTTAGATGAATTTTGGTTGACTATGATGATATTCTGGTAAGCCATGGTCATTATTTGTTAGGGTTTTGTTGACACTTAGACATAATTTGACACTcactattaatataataatattatttttttctgtagTTTCAAACTTTGGCCGTTATAGCTGATTACAGCACTATCTAATtgcatcaaatatttatataatataatataatatatatttgggGTCCATATAATAGACTTAGGCACCTCAATTATATAgtattattagttaacaaatAAATCTATGTTGGCCTCATAATTATAGTTAGCTTGGAAcatattttatggttttgttttatCACTTATAAAAGGGCACTCTAAAGAATGAAGGGATTTGCTTTAGGGAAATGCTAATAatgtttttcaataaattaatatataataaatatttgaatttggtGATTTCATCTTACtagtatataatatatttttattttttctgtaattaaatatttcaatttaagtaTTGTGAGAGTTTTACCTATGTTTAATGTCTatataggtaaaaaaaaaaagaagaaacttttACCTATACTAACGTAAAAGTAAGTGGAGATACATGTCATTTTTATTGTAGTAAAATGGTTAATACGAAAAACTCAATATATTgttgatggaaaaaaaatgaactttatttatgagattttaagttaaaatgcTATTAGTGAGACAATAGTATTTAAACATAAAtgtattatatgaaatataccgatcAGAATTAATTATCATGTATAAACAGATCAAATTGTCTTATGATTTACCAATATACATATTgtattgattattaattattgagtttgattacctaaaaatatatttcactaATGTTTAATCAATAGACCTGACTGTCATAagtcttataaatatattattgatgtcCAGGTACAATGAATTTGttctatcttaataaaatatagaccttTTTAtgaaatacatacatacatatatatatatatatatatatatatatatatatatataaataataaaattaaatatttgtaagtaAAGTTATTGAAATAAGTTGCTATAATAGCCTATTATGATTAGGAAGCATGTTTAAGTTTAACTGGTTAGAATACTGACTTGTTTTGTGTGTAAATTGGTTTTTGTTATTAAGAAGCATGTATATGTAATGTGAATggttaattatgttaattaaagtGATAAAGCAGATTAGATATGAAAGCTAGGAACAGAAACTGAAAGCTGCCAGATGGAGCAAAACAAAGATTTGTTAGGTTAATcagtatttatatattgtattaagGAAAAAGTATTAAAGTTAATGCATGTGTGAATATGTGGGTTCTGTAAAGTGAAAGGGAATATCCCGAAAGCAGAAGAAACGAGAGAGAAAAATCCTACGACATAAAACCAAagacatcaaaacttaacttaaacaaaatcataattaactTAAAGAAACCATGACAACAGCCAAACGACacctcttttatttatttatttattttatttatttatttatttatttatttttggataaaagGTTTTAAGCACATGTAATTATAAGGCTTAAAGTAAGTGTGAGATGGGTTTATCCTAACTCTTAATATATGTATTCGTTAATTAACACGGTTGAgtatttatttgacttttttatttttaaaattctaaataaaattatttaaattatcaactCAAATAAAAGCTTGATCTttaaaagtgtaatttttataaaattatatcataaaactTTATTGTAAATAAAGCAAGTGGGTCATTTGCATATTatagaatgaaagaagaaagtgtgaaggaaaaggaagaaaaatcccAAATTAAGGGAGACTTTATTtgtagagttttttttttattctctttgcacctctctctttttttttttttttcctttcatgcttcttgttttttatattttaaaatcttttttttgaaatatataaatttgcttatttttatgatcatttGTGATGAAGTGCAAAACTattcaacataaatatttaagtaaCTTCACAAAAGCAAGAGAAGcatgtaagaaaaaaacaagGTGCAAACAAAGGGATGTAACTTGTGAGTTTAATTACGGGCTCGAAGGTGGGCCTTTGAAAAAGTAAGTTGGGCCGGGCCCAAATCTCTCCGAACGCAAAACCCTAAAGAAACACGAAAGTTTAATGAATAATTGCTCTGCAGGGAACTGGATTGGGTTGTTGCAGCTGAAGCGGAGAAGCATGGCGATTTTGCCTTCGCTTGCAGTTCCTTCAACTCCCACGTTTCGGGTATGCTTTTATTACATTCCTCGATTTCAACTAAAACATCGTCTCACGGGTAAATTACATGAAATGATGTCTTAAATATGAATCAATTTTcagtttctttttcattcttatttccATCGAAATGATCAACACGGTTTTAATGAAGTCACCTTTAGTTTGTTGCATTGTGATGTTCTTTGTGTATGAGGAAATTTGTTTGCTATCTATTTGAATGTGATTAAACtgtaaaacatgtttttgtcACTGTGTTTTAGAACTACTATTCTAGAAAGAGAAATTAGGACAATGATTTTCTATGactgaattttttattctagAGAGATACCTGAGTTTTTTCTTGGGAAATAATTGGTTTCAGAGGAAGAATGTCGACATAAAACGGTtcagaagagaaagaaatagtGAAATACCAATTAAGTTTAGAAACTGTAGAGCAGATATGGCTTATGGTGAACAATGGGGCCTGCTTTGATATGATGAATAAAGTTAACTGAAACGTGATGGGCGGAATTAGTTAAGcgtttaattttgatacattctCAGTGCTAAGGTTTTTGAAGTAAGGGATGTGCTTAAGGTTCCTCAATATTTAGTCAAAAATGGTTATTGTTGCTGTAAAAATGTCTGTGCTATATTTGGCACAGTTCATGAGCAGCCTTCCAATTTTATGTGGGGGGCGATTCCGTTCCACTGAAGTTGCAGTCCTAAAAATTTGTGAAGTATGATATAACGTAAGTGGctgaaattttcattcatttgttGTAAATTAGTTTCCCTTCTTTTGTGTAGGTAAAGGTGTTTCAATGCCAACCCTGCCAATTCCACAGATGCTCAGAAATATACTTTCCCCGTCTAAGAAGTTATAATCGAACTAGATCATTCATTGTATCAATGGCAGAGCATAATGAACCCAATGAGGTTAAGATGAAGATTGGAATCATGAGGGAGAAACTCAAAGGAACAATACCAGTCTTTGTTCAAGAATTTCCTTGGAAAAAAGCTGAGCATATATTTCTAGAGAAACTTCTTAATCTTGCACAAGAGGCAGTGAAATGGtctcttgttttgtttttaatttatagctTTGTGTCAGACGTTGTATATACGTTGTCCATAAACCGTGAACTGGTAATTCCTATTGGCCTCTTTGCTGGCTGTCTTGTGGCTGATTTCTTGAAGGAGATATCACAAGAATTGTTTCATAGATCTGAGgtatattttgaaattgttgtgtATTTCATCATTAGCTTGTTTTGTTTCTGTGTTTATCACAATCTTCTGATGAGCTTTGCTTTTCTGCTTTTTGACAGGAAAAGGTTTTGAAATGGCGTCTTCTGGGAATGTACttcatttttgtgtttgtgaagATCATGTCCTCATGGTTTGCAACACTGCCTCGTGTATTTCTATTGCATGTCGCAAGTGGGGGACTGATGCAGGTTTTGTGGCATTGGAGAAATTTGATTGAAGATGCAAAGAACCAACAAGAAAGGAGTAACTTCTCTAATTTGGAGACTTCGTGATATATTGATGGAATAGTTAACTGGCACATAATGCAGATTGGGACATTAGGTTTCCATTTGTACGTGCAAACTCCAGTTTTTGGTTTCTGGTGTTCTTCATGAATATCAAGTAGTGCAATGCAACCAGCAGAAGAGCAAGTTATACTTGTGCAttaccatttatatatatatatatatatatatatatatatatatatatttttatttacttttaaattaataaaaaatctatCAATAAAATAGGCGCACAAATTTCAGAGTCTAAATCTAATCTAATTTGGAAGCTCCTTTAAAGATATATGCATGTTGCCGTATCTCAATTTCTCAGTTTTCTGAAATTTACTTCACTTTTGATGACAATGTTGTATTATTACATGTCTATACATTTAATTGAACTCATTTTAATAgaaaactatttacaactgaaaaattaatgaacaacataatatatatatctcAAGAGACTCTCATCTTCATCTATATTTTGAACAATTGTTCATGAACAGGCACCTTCTTTTGTGCACGTCATGATATTTCTTATACAATGTACAGTATTTTCGGTGTACTCATAGGTTTAAATCAAGTACAGATTTATCCGAGTTCAAACTCACTGAGCGTTGTACTGGGCGTGGtctatgttttttaaaaagttccTTGCCTGAGTGCAAAACAAACATTGCCAAGGGTCAGTTTgtaagaaaaggaaacaaaattgcAAGTAACAAATAGGaaggataaaattaagaaataaagtaaaaatataagtGTTATAATTTAAGatagataaaagaaatagataaaaGGTAAATAGGTGAACGGAAACTGATAAGAAATCGAGGAAATATAATTAGTTAGTCTCaccttttctatttcttctctatcaaataaactcattttattttccatCTATTTGTTTCCTCTCCACCTTATTTACCTTCTACCAAGAAAAGTTATGTTAATAAAAATCGTTCAAAAAGGGAACTCACAATATCAGTGAATTACACTGACATCCCACAAGAGTTTTTCAGATTGTACATGAtcttatttataacatttactCTTAATGGAAGTACaaaatgtaatgtttttaaaGCAATGAAGAgaaattagtttaataaaaggaaaaggaatGTCAATGTTTTTAAAACAGTTAATACACATAGATTCCAAGATGAGGAATATGGTTTGCAATTTGAGCTATCACAGTATAATTTAATCTCAATACTAAAACAAACCTTTTTCCATATCTTCTGATGAAGATTGACCTCTGTCCATGTCCTCGTGACGTTTGTCGCATTGGGGTTGGCTTGAGGCATCTTCTTCCGTTAAACTGGGCTGGTTGTAGGCTACAGGTAAATGCTCATAAATCTCTTCCATCCTCCCGCTGTGCTCATCTCTCATATCCATGTCAATTACAATCTAAAGCAAGCCTGATTAATTCAAAAGGGTTGAATGAAAGACAAGGGCGATCGTGAGGACTGGGGCAGGGAGAAAGGGAGTTTTACCTGTGCTGAATTGCTCTTGAATATCGGGAGAAACCGTTGCCTACAATACTGGTGAAATAGAAGCGTACCAATCAACAATGGAATGGTGAATCCAGATGCAACTGATGAGCGTTTAAGTCCAAACACCCCCAGCGCGATAAGTTGAGAAAATATCAATGAAAACACGGTGGTGTTGTGAGCTATAGGCCAGAACTGTCCCCCACTATCATATTTTGTAATGTACACGTTGATAATCTGAacagaaaaattatgtttagtGGAAGTGTTTTGCGCTggttaaaacaaaaaatcaaggAATCAATGACAGTGTTTAACGGGAAGAAATGGCTTCCATTTCATCCCATCTTATTTCATCACATTCCATTCCATTCCATTCATTTGTCATTAATCGGAACGTAAGATAAGCATCATTTAACGTCATAATATGAACTGCATCATTTATTTTGGTTAGCATCTTAGAAACAAATTAATACAGTTGAATGTAAAGATGTAGTCATACACAagtaatttcctttcttttctccatTTGGGTAGTtgtggttaaaaaaaaaaattgactaaaGTAGGTTGATTTGAatatcacatatatatatatatatagttaaatcATGTTTATACAaatcataaatttgaaaaatatcattttttttaagaaaccaTGATGTCATTaactagtttttaattttacatgCAAATAATATATCATGATCAAAGTTTTCAATATAATTGACATCGTTCGGTCATATCTCTTCATTTAAAAGAGAATATTTTACTAATAGAATTTCATTCGAGCAATAATCATTAAGTTATAATAACTCTCGGCTTCCTTAGTCAAttcctttttattataattgctTCATATGAGAAACTAGATTAAGCTGACCCTGGCCCTGTTTTTccccaaaacaaaacaaaaaaaatcccTGTTGCAACCAATTAACTTCTCACATATTCTTCAATAACTAATCACTCAAATCATATAGATTGTTAGGAAACAATCACTCCCCAAATCTAGTAATAATGTATAGTTTTTAGATAAAACGtaaattaaaacaagaaaaaaaattgcaataaaCGCAATAAACTTCATAATGAGCAAAAGATTAGACGAACTCATGATAGATGTACATCTACTACTAACCTGGTTTCGGTAAACAAGGTAAGCAAGGAAAAAGTAGAACAACAAGAAGGGCAACATCAGGGGTGCCAGAATAGAACAAGTGAAGCCGAGGAATCCAAACAATAATACTCTTGGAACTTCTGTATGGTACGGAAAAGATAGGCTGCTATCCAGTGCATCTTCCTTAAGTCTGAGTATGAATCTCTGGAAAATATTGCATAGAAGAGGGAAAATTTGTATAACTTCACATGCCAAGCTCGCCCAACCAGACGATAAAACGTAAGTTGTGAAGAAAGTAGCCTGTATACCATGAAAAGGccaaaacaaaatgaattacTAACTGAAGAGGCGTTACTTATTTATCTCTTCTAGAAATGGGTAGAGATGGGAATCAAGATAACAAGTGTATACATTATTCAGCGTTGCTCAAATCCCTAATGTATCCAGGTGcatataaatcatttataatacaatataaCAATACTTTAACATATGAGAATAAGTCTAAATAAAGGTTGAGTGATTAAAAATCACAATATTTTTGCACGAACTTAGATATATCACCTGCGATGGCACTGCCTTGGCAAGTTGGGCAGGCAGGTCTGTTACGCTAGTAAAAACTGAGAGCTGAGTGATAACAGAACCAGTAAATACATTAACAAAAAACACGTTCCAAATTGTGAAGTACAAGACTTTACAACATGCACTCTTCTTCCTTTCACTACGAGAAATAGAACCCTCCACAGAAGAAAATAGCATCATCATAGGTGGAACTgcgcagaaaaataaaaccaatatCACGCTTGGTAGGTAACCAGTCACCACCTGATTCACAATTTTCCTGCAAAAAAATGAGTTGATTTACAGTGAACTTCATAGcattttagataataaataaataccaaCAAATTTCATATTCCAAGTAACTCTCTCTCTGTACTAGTTTGTGACCgtttcaattttgaaaagaaagcaTGGCATATGTAAATACAAAATTGTAGACTTTGCTTCCGTGGGAAATTATAAGCTAAGAATAGGCGGAGTAGAAGAACCTTCAATGACCAAATTGTAGTTGTGTGTGAATAATTTACGCTATCACGTCAAACAAGCAGCTGACATGATAATAACCTAAAGACTAAACCCTGATAGAAATATCGTATTTAAAAGCTGGGTAGAATTCCAAACtacttatatttttcaaaaaaatagttcataaataatttatccCTCAAGTGGTTACATATCTCAACATAGTTTTACTAGTTGAGTGTTCTTAGACTACagatatttttatcaatttcttttttgtactttttattactaaaatttgTATTGCTTATTAAAATGAAGTCGTACATTCATCAAGTAAATTAAAGCAGTATGATTcatgtgaaagaaaaagaaaattagtcaTTATAAGAGTATAGGAGTCCATGACATTAGTCACTTTATAGATGCCGCAACATCTTACTCTTTAAATATCCCTCTCAGAAAAGGGAACATTTTCTGAAGTTTGTCTAGTTGAGTCAATCCTTGTACAAATGTAACAGGGATAAGGAACACGAGCATGAAGGCAATAGAGGCCACAAGTGTAGCTATCTTACGGATCCAAAGTTGCCTATATGGTACGCAAATATTGGACCAATAAATATCATGCGGTTCAGGAGCTACATCTGTCACCCATAACATAGGATTTGGTGTCTGCAGTACCTTTGCAGCCATAAGAGCAGCATACCGACTTTTAAAGAATACAAAAGCAGCGGCACATTCCTGTATCAAAGGTCCAACATGAATCACAAACTAGTGAACACAAAACATTTGTTGACATATCACAACCTGAAATACTTCTACAGCTactaaatgaaaata contains these protein-coding regions:
- the LOC106764810 gene encoding CSC1-like protein RXW8 isoform X2, with protein sequence MDINALLTSAGINIALCVVLFSFYSVLRKQPSNVNVYFGRRLASQHSRRVDVCLERFVPSPSWILKSWETTEEEILAIGGLDAVVFVRMLVFSIRVFSIAAVICLALVLPINYHGRDRTHKYIPFESLEVFTIENVKEGSTWLWAHCLALYVITFSACTLLYIEYKSITNLRLLHIVGSPPNPSHFTILVRSVPWSSEESYCETVKKFFSHYHASAYLSHQMIYKSGKVQKLKDDAEHVCKVLKNASLEKTCKPSFRHCCSGASTNSFKKISNEMDSVNGGTDNTDMNLETTKKECAAAFVFFKSRYAALMAAKVLQTPNPMLWVTDVAPEPHDIYWSNICVPYRQLWIRKIATLVASIAFMLVFLIPVTFVQGLTQLDKLQKMFPFLRGIFKEKIVNQVVTGYLPSVILVLFFCAVPPMMMLFSSVEGSISRSERKKSACCKVLYFTIWNVFFVNVFTGSVITQLSVFTSVTDLPAQLAKAVPSQATFFTTYVLSSGWASLACEVIQIFPLLCNIFQRFILRLKEDALDSSLSFPYHTEVPRVLLFGFLGFTCSILAPLMLPFLLFYFFLAYLVYRNQIINVYITKYDSGGQFWPIAHNTTVFSLIFSQLIALGVFGLKRSSVASGFTIPLLIGTLLFHQYCRQRFLPIFKSNSAQIVIDMDMRDEHSGRMEEIYEHLPVAYNQPSLTEEDASSQPQCDKRHEDMDRGQSSSEDMEKEGK
- the LOC106764810 gene encoding CSC1-like protein RXW8 isoform X1; its protein translation is MDINALLTSAGINIALCVVLFSFYSVLRKQPSNVNVYFGRRLASQHSRRVDVCLERFVPSPSWILKSWETTEEEILAIGGLDAVVFVRMLVFSIRVFSIAAVICLALVLPINYHGRDRTHKYIPFESLEVFTIENVKEGSTWLWAHCLALYVITFSACTLLYIEYKSITNLRLLHIVGSPPNPSHFTILVRSVPWSSEESYCETVKKFFSHYHASAYLSHQMIYKSGKVQKLKDDAEHVCKVLKNASLEKTCKPSFRHCCSGASTNSFKKISNEMDSVNGGTDNTDMNLETTKKECAAAFVFFKSRYAALMAAKVLQTPNPMLWVTDVAPEPHDIYWSNICVPYRQLWIRKIATLVASIAFMLVFLIPVTFVQGLTQLDKLQKMFPFLRGIFKEKIVNQVVTGYLPSVILVLFFCAVPPMMMLFSSVEGSISRSERKKSACCKVLYFTIWNVFFVNVFTGSVITQLSVFTSVTDLPAQLAKAVPSQATFFTTYVLSSGWASLACEVIQIFPLLCNIFQRFILRLKEDALDSSLSFPYHTEVPRVLLFGFLGFTCSILAPLMLPFLLFYFFLAYLVYRNQIINVYITKYDSGGQFWPIAHNTTVFSLIFSQLIALGVFGLKRSSVASGFTIPLLIGTLLFHQYCRQRFLPIFKSNSAQIVIDMDMRDEHSGRMEEIYEHLPVAYNQPSLTEEDASSQPQCDKRHEDMDRGQSSSEDMEKGKELFKKHRPRPVQRSVSLNSDKSVLDLNL
- the LOC106764810 gene encoding CSC1-like protein RXW8 isoform X3; amino-acid sequence: MDINALLTSAGINIALCVVLFSFYSVLRKQPSNVNVYFGRRLASQHSRRVDVCLERFVPSPSWILKSWETTEEEILAIGGLDAVVFVRMLVFSIRVFSIAAVICLALVLPINYHGRDRTHKYIPFESLEVFTIENVKEGSTWLWAHCLALYVITFSACTLLYIEYKSITNLRLLHIVGSPPNPSHFTILVRSVPWSSEESYCETVKKFFSHYHASAYLSHQMIYKSGKVQKLKDDAEHVCKVLKNASLEKTCKPSFRHCCSGASTNSFKKISNEMDSVNGGTDNTDMNLETTKKECAAAFVFFKSRYAALMAAKVLQTPNPMLWVTDVAPEPHDIYWSNICVPYRQLWIRKIATLVASIAFMLVFLIPVTFVQGLTQLDKLQKMFPFLRGIFKEKIVNQVVTGYLPSVILVLFFCAVPPMMMLFSSVEGSISRSERKKSACCKVLYFTIWNVFFVNVFTGSVITQLSVFTSVTDLPAQLAKAVPSQATFFTTYVLSSGWASLACEVIQIFPLLCNIFQRFILRLKEDALDSSLSFPYHTEVPRVLLFGFLGFTCSILAPLMLPFLLFYFFLAYLVYRNQIINVYITKYDSGGQFWPIAHNTTVFSLIFSQLIALGVFGLKRSSVASGFTIPLLIGTLLFHQYCRQRFLPIFKSNSAQACFRL
- the LOC106764147 gene encoding uncharacterized protein LOC106764147; protein product: MNNCSAGNWIGLLQLKRRSMAILPSLAVPSTPTFRVKVFQCQPCQFHRCSEIYFPRLRSYNRTRSFIVSMAEHNEPNEVKMKIGIMREKLKGTIPVFVQEFPWKKAEHIFLEKLLNLAQEAVKWSLVLFLIYSFVSDVVYTLSINRELVIPIGLFAGCLVADFLKEISQELFHRSEEKVLKWRLLGMYFIFVFVKIMSSWFATLPRVFLLHVASGGLMQVLWHWRNLIEDAKNQQERSNFSNLETS